AACTAACTGTGTCTTTCTACTAATCTCAGGCCATTTGCTTTCCGGGTGCGACTTGGATTCCCTAATGCCATCGACAAGCCTTGCTAGCTCTTGAACCATCAAAGCCTCTTGAGGAAGCTGAGAAGCCGTGTGAAGTTCCTTAGGTTTTACATTCCACCCAATGTGGAGATCGGCAAACTTAGCACCCAGCGTGAAATCAAAAGAAGCGGAATGCTCCTGAAATGGGATTATGAAGTCCTTGACGTGCAAAGATCCCTTAGAAGCAGATATGGCCAAGTCCATGGACGAGTGGGACAGGAACGAGCAGTGAATCGTTGCAACTGTCCTGTCTGGTTGATCCCAGTGAAGGGAGGCAGTGCATGACAAGATGACTCCGGCAGAGTTCCGAATGACAACAGGAAGAGCAGTCACCGTAGTAGGCAGTTGGTAGTCCTTAGCCCACAAGATGGCTCCAATGCAGTACCAGGCCAAGTCCCCAAGTGCACCGAGGCTGTCTAGGTCTGGTTGTGCTCGTATGTTGCTCTCTAAAAACTCTGAGGTTGCTGAGGTTGTTGATTGGCTGTGGATCTTAAAATCAGAGGAACATAAGCAGTAGATAACTGTGAGCGTCTATTAATATAGTGATCCTTGTGTTTGGTCTTTCGTGTGTATTAATGGAAGGCTTGACATGCATATGTAGAGCACAAGACGCAAGCGAGAAGGGGATGCAAGCACGGCACATTCATGAAAACTACTTGGGGCCATGTGTGGTTGCACCATGAGATTCACATGCgtttatcttttttatataCGAAATGCAAAACACAAATGAGACAGGAACTCATCCCAAGAAATTCGGACTAAAGACATTCATAAACCATAATACGTTACAAATATCTCGTGTATTTGAATATACGGATTggttgtatcaatttttttaatataaaataattattttaattaatcacattaataaaataaataaataatatgtaaaagCCATTATCAGAACGCATAAATTAATTACGTCCGAAGTGGGCTTTTGATCCATAAAAAAAAGGCGAATCTAAGCTATCAAAGGGCAGCCATTTGATGAGCCGAAAACAGAgggaagaaaaaaagttgaagaacTCACAAAGTCAAGCGGTCCGAAGTTACAGAGCAACTCCTTCATCTTGGCAGTCCTAGGGTGATGCAGCCACATGCTCCCATCCATGAACTGTACACCGTTAGATTCGCATGCTTCCAATATCCGATCAAGCTCTGCCACATCAAGAGCCGTCGGTTTTTCCAAAAGCAAATGCTTCTTCTTACGTGCAGCCAGGACGGCCCAGTGTACGTGAAGGCTAGTGGGCAGAGGAATGTAGACGGCGTCTACGCACGGGTCGTCGAGAACCTGATCGTAGCTGTCATAGATATTCACGGCCTCAGGTAGCCCATTTGTAGCAGCGAAATTCATTGCCTTTTCGATCGAACGGCTAGAGATGGCGTGGAGGACAGCGTTGGGTGCTAAATCTATAGCTCTAGCCACTTTCTTAGCTATATCGGCACATCCTATGATACCGAAACGTACCGGATTTTCTGCCATAATAGTTTTGTCGGGCAAGACTGAGAGGAGTGGCACAATTTCGCTCGATTATGGATGAGGGTTTGGTTTCTGTGAGAGATGCTGCGTAGTGCATGTCTAGATAGCTAAAGCAAAAGCCTTGTGGCTTGTGTGGTTAAATGAGCGAATGCGTGTTGTCGTGGGACACACCATTTGCTTGTCCTTTCAGCAGTGAAAAGGAGAGGCAGCTTGCCAGCTATCATCATcggataaaataataataataataatgaagtaTATTAATGGTAAGTAAAATtgactataaataaattttgatttaaaatatttctgtatatttataaataataataaaataatttaagtgagaatattttattaaattttggtaaatgagaagaaaagtattaaataaaaatattataaaataaaaacaaaaaactgaaaataatttttattttaaatttaaaaaagtagtattattttttatggtttgtttgacaaatcaaaaaaattataatgattaaataaaaaattaaagacttagaattcaaaatttttttatatttgagtgatatatgaaaaaaaaatatccgaGAATTATGATAATATTTGAAATCAATTGTGTTGCCAAATGAATACCTAATAAAacttaatttgtaaaaaaaaaaattaattttattttaataaaaaaaaatatctctacaaagatttaaaaataaaaagacttcTCGATTCTTCTCTAAAATTTTagactattttttaaaaaagactgTTAAGAGTTGAAACATATTTTGTTGCGACCGTTTGTCAATTTGACAGTGACTCGGAACCTAAAACTAGGAAACTCTTTGGGGGCTTTGAGCCCGTTTTAACTCATAAGAAGTAACATTTTTGGATGGGCTATTTGTGGAAGTCCAAATAACAATATGACATCCACGGGCAGTCCATTAACAAATGCAATGGCTGACAAATTAGAATGGGCTCAAAGCCCAAACATCTTGAAGTGAGATATCGCACATCAAACCTTCTACACAAAAGCGTGGTAGAAATGGAGTGTAATTCGAGGAAGATTAAGGTTTGATTTGAATGATGAAGTGATCTCAGATaatctatgaatagtaataaaaaaataaaaatttcaaataatctataaatagtaataaaaaaataataaatagtctataaataacaaaaaataatagtcAAATAATCTAACATTATTCACTTGCCAAACATAGCCTAAACATTTTCCATCAAGCAGGGGTGGGGCTTGGAAGTTGCaacaatatatacatataaatgcCGCCAACATCTACGACAAGGTCCAAAGTGCCGTAGGATAGATAGATAGCCTAGCCCCTATTCTTTAACATCAGACTGATATTTGGGCCAAGTCAAAATTAAGGGCCCATGTTATTTCTCTTTAATGTCGTCCtcgacctagctagctagctagatgatGGAGACCGCCATTAATGGTGCCGACTATTCAACGAATTGATCAGGTACCAATATCTGAGAATACAGGTTGGTAGAAGCAGATCAACTctacaaatatatatagctATCGATAACTCTTAAAATCAATCATATAAATATCGGATGCATACATGCATTGCAGAAGAGAGAATTCTAATACAAGGTATCTGGCGCAAAGAGTACTACGTAATTAATTAGGGGTTGGATTTTGGTTCTTAGGTAGCTCATCTGCCTTCATGTACTGATGTACTGACTTCGATCGATCTAGTCCTCATTTAGAACCACTTCTGTGCTTTGGTCCACTTCTTTTGGGGTCTGGGTCTGGtcatgttataatattaatgGACCAACCCAATCCCTCTGTGTATTGGTCACCTTTTATCTTAAGATTCATGTACAAAACCTACTTAATTGACAAGTAGAACTTCCTTTATcgttatcttttttttctttccttggttttcttttcaattattagaccaatatatatataggaccaCTAAGGATAACACAATTCATTCGCTGTAtatctttttttccttaaaattcCTAATCAACTAAAATAACTAGCTAGGGTAAGTATGTACTTTAATAGAGTTGTAAAAACAGTACTAAGAGCACgtatacacatatatacacatGCTGATGTCGTATTTCTTAGCCAAAGTAGTTCACAGTAGCCAAACTCTACAGCCAGCTGCAACAAAGACGAAGAATGGGCTCTGGCAAGGTCCAAGGTCCCTTCGATGTCAAAGTCAGTTGAATGTCTATGAGTGGtggaaaaaaacaaatagagttaatcaagaagaagaagaattttaagagattttccTTGGATGGGATTGGGTATTTATACTTAGCTCGGACTCAGCTGTCGAGAAAGATTGTGGAGTGTCAGCTCGTACTCGGGTCGTAATTGCTAAACATGCCCACTATTAGATACGCTTAGACGCCTAATCTCTGTGACTAATGATCTACTTAAATATACCTTGATCggttactcttttttttttcccattctgATCAATAGTTTAAAAGTAGATCAATTACTGACATATCAAATTGACAACAAAAATGTAGCAAACGTACATCAATATATTTTCAATTCCCTCCTCATCCAATATTTTGATATCTCTTTCTTCCAACTCGTGATCAAGAGGTATATATGGGGATTGATACCCATATTTGGTACCATTTATTTTTCCACTATAGAATATACGATCCATCCCGTACACTAGCTACAGCTTATCACATCCAAACCCTATAAGCATAACAAAAGTTTGTTGGCCCCAGTCTCGACATATATCTTAATTAAAACGTACGAAATCTTCATTAATTCAAAGAGAAGTGCTTGGAAATGCTAAACCCGAATTTCCCACGAAACCCAGCGAACTAGCTACGATAGTTAGACCCAACTCAAGCttaaataatttgttaaaaCCCTTGTTTCTAGCATGGTCTATAAAATAAGTTCAACTTCAGATCTTAAGACATTGCGCGCCTTGCCCAAATCTCAACTGCGGTGATGACTGAAGTCCCTGAAGACTAGAAAACAGGATTACAGCAACATcccaaattaattaaattttgatttggCCCATAATTCAATACAATTTTATGCATATTTTGGTTTATAACACAGAGCGCGCATTAAATGTGGGGCAGACAAGATGGTCAGCGACTTTCGTGAAGGACAATGTCAGCCTCACTCTTCAGGCCACTTAACAAGGCAGGATATGAAGGCTCAGTCACACCTCCGCACAAACCCCCACACAAACTCACCcattctccctctccctccccctCTTTAGCTGTCACGGCCTATTTGGGTAATGACCCCTAGGTCAAGAGAACAGCAAAAACCCTAATGAAACCGCGCCCCTCTCCGAGTCATCATCCATGCATTTATTGTCGGATCAGATCCTTTccgctttatttattttatatttatagataaaatttagatcgaatatataaaattcttatcACATTGTCCTCATAACCCATGGTCCCATGCAGTTCTCGTCTCACTTTTGGTGTGAAGggcccacaaaaaaaaaaaaaaaaaagcagcgaGGGGAAAGCCTTTTCCCTTCCGCTCACTCGTCCACACACGATCCCTATCTACTTTGTTTTTTTCCAACCTCATCAATCATAGAGCAATCGATTACAAAATCATTTCCTCATCTCTCACatcacaatttctttttttttttttttttttgttctgccGAAAGAGTCCTGTATCTTCTGCTGCTTTCGCATTTACTACTCTATTTTCGAGGAATGGGCCATCTAGGGTTGCCACCCAGCAACGACCCAGTACATCTCTTCTTACGTACCTTCTCTcctcgttctctctctctctctctctctcatttccttaTGTCAACTTCGAAGCGTACAAGTTTGTTCCATGTGTCAAATTATGAACAATAATGATTAATGTGAGTGGATgactttctttttcattggTTGAAAGATGACTTTTCTTGTCATTGGTAGAAACAAATCACTCTCATTTGCATGAAAGCacctttttttcaaacttttttttttctttttttcttttttctaagcTTGCATGaaaagcattttatttaaacttttaaagCTCTTGCTTCCCATACATGCGCGCGTGAAACATTCTTGTATTgtctcgattttttttttttacggtaGTCATTTCCCATAGGTTTTCTactgttaaaaaataaagagtatataattattacataattatttaaaaaataaatatagattcatataaaaaaattaacttttaataataaatttaattatttttcaaaagaactACATAATATTTACGCATTTTACgactatatataaaagataaattatgctCTGTCCTTATGATCGGTTCAATCCAACTACGGAATTGGggattttaattaatcatagaTGTAGAAATCGCATTTCAATACACTTGAAGTTGCACTATTTAGAAGCTAATTTAATTGCAATGATCGAATTAATAGAACAAATATAATAGTACCCATATAAATTGAAAAGTTTGaaagataatatatatgttgttcATGCATTGATCTAAATGCGTAATGTGGTTACATCTTGTAGTAAATGGTAGCCAGGAAAACTATTTATTAACTAGAACATAATTATTTACTAAAACATATGActcaaatatgttatatattaatcaCGTCggcctcatatatatatatatatatatatatatataattatcaatcTCTGATTGAAGATCAAACTACAACTAAAACACAATATTATATCCCAAAAAGACACCACTTCCGCTTTGAAAATCGAGCATAACACCCAAGGCTATGAACACGTACATTAATGATGGCATGCATTTTTAAACATCCtgaattattaagaaaaaatatatatatataaattcactgTTAATttcttccttaaccattaaaaaaaatatatgaattgaCACGTTTAGTGGATATATTTGGTAGgcatactatcattttctttggaTTCTTCTTGAAGGGGTGCCGAATGTAGTAGACGGTGTTGGGACTAATAGGGTACTATTCATGTTGAGAGGGGGGCTCGATTGTGCACTTCTAATTAATAGGCTGGTCCAGCTGCACTTTTGAAATTAGacttaaaattatcaaaaaatatatatatgtaaatattttatacgGGCTGAAGAAATATAGGTTTAACATATTGCCATAAACCAACCATATTCCATATCGTGCATGGCTTAATTAAGATTTTCTCCCAAAGTTGTGTCGGTGTGAAGAAGCTGCTAGGAGTGGTAGTAATTAATAACAAGGACGCGCTTAAGATTGAGTGAAAGTGTGCAGACGTTTTATTGAAAGGTGCGTGCTGGTAGGTTCGGTTTATAGCGTCGGTTTGTGGGTGTTGTACGATATTTTCAGTTGTGTGTTGCTCTTTCACCCTCAAATTATTCGATCATCAGAAGGGAATTGATACTGGACCCCATTTTGTTTTTAATCTCTTCCATTCCTCACATCACAGCAAAAGACTGACACCCGGCATCTCTTGTTATTGGACCAAGTCATGGTGAGTGCCACCTAAAGAGGCGATTTTTCATTCATGCAGTTCAGAACAATACTGCAATGCTGTGGTTGACaagcacaatatatatatatatatattttatatatatgtatataaaagcTGGCTTAAGAGTTTCTGCTCGCCGGGTAAAACTTTTCATTCCATCATCATTTAGATCCACATAGAAGACAGATATAAAGAGAAGAGTCGAGACTGAGCAAAAGCTCGCTCTCAGCAAAAGTAGTCCCACTTCTTCTGATCATAAAAGGATGGAGCAGCCGGATTGCCACCATGCATGATTGGCATCTCGTTAGAATATTTATGCGTGCATGTTGCGGGATGTGGGCTTGATCGTGTGCCAGTGAAACCAGAGCACGTCAGTGGAGTTTGGAATTAAGATGGACGAGTCACGAGTGGGAAGTCTGGTGATGGGACGTGGGTATAAAAGCGATGCATGGTTGGTGAAAGGCGATAATCCAGTTTTCAATTTCCTATAAAACAATACTGTGGAAGAACACGATAGAAGGAGAAGAAtcagagagagaggccgggatGGAGGGGCTCCGCATAGGAGACTTTTGAAAAAGATAAACCCCCCGCCCCCAACTTAGGGTTTTTTCAGGGAGAGACGGTCTGATTTGCTATCATTTCAGCGGCTACAAAGCTATAGAAGTTTGACTAGCAATAGTTTCCACTTATTTCAGTACTGGCTTATAATTCCATGTATTGAAAAGTCTAAACGCACTAAATAATATTTCCAagttcgatatatatatatatatatctagggctgcaaacgaaccgaatcgagtcgaatTCGAGCAGGAGGTCAAGAGCTCGTTTAGCATATATATCCGCTCGAACTTGACTCGGgcttgaaaaatattgaaaatttctaaTCGAGCTCGGTtcgtataaaataaatgatgatcgAACTCGACTTGAACTCGAGTACAAAAAATATACGAGTTTATACGAGTTCGAGTAGCTCGACTCGAGCTCGGTTAAAATCTGatccacaattttattttatttttggttggctGAAgcacaaatgagattttttttttttataaataaatgagattattttttttaatcaattttaactAGATATCAATGTAACATTGATTCATTGTCACTTTCCAATACATATGGCATCAAGAATGCctaatacattaaagtcatttaaaaaattacataattaaactattaatttaatattaaatattcgattatcattgatataatattaaatatggccaaataatcaaaatatgattagttaagaaagtgtcgcaatcaattagagttgtttatttttataaaatttttatatttgactcaataattcttttatgaactagataaattattattgtaaaataataaaacatgttacttatacataaacttaaaataacaacatatattattttttatatatattacttatacaaagtataaaaaataatatacatagcatataaaatatatataataaaagaatacatgtaagtatatatgtaaacatatatatatatatatatatatatatattacgagTATTATGACGAGTTCAAAACGAGTCGAATCGAGTTTATACGAATATTGTTCACGAGCCtaaaccgaatcgagtcgagattatacgagttttgctcgtttaatattcgaaccaatattaatgttcacgaacaactcatttattaaatgaaccgaGTCCGAGTCGAGTTTATACGAGTCGATCTCGAATTGTTCACGAGCAGCTCTGTTCATTTGCAGccctatatatatctataagtatatatacatattaaaacTTTGAAAGGAGCAGGCTGAATTTCCAAAATGATTTGAAGCATTAGTTTAGATCATTT
This is a stretch of genomic DNA from Carya illinoinensis cultivar Pawnee chromosome 3, C.illinoinensisPawnee_v1, whole genome shotgun sequence. It encodes these proteins:
- the LOC122302932 gene encoding uncharacterized oxidoreductase At4g09670-like, whose translation is MAENPVRFGIIGCADIAKKVARAIDLAPNAVLHAISSRSIEKAMNFAATNGLPEAVNIYDSYDQVLDDPCVDAVYIPLPTSLHVHWAVLAARKKKHLLLEKPTALDVAELDRILEACESNGVQFMDGSMWLHHPRTAKMKELLCNFGPLDFIHSQSTTSATSEFLESNIRAQPDLDSLGALGDLAWYCIGAILWAKDYQLPTTVTALPVVIRNSAGVILSCTASLHWDQPDRTVATIHCSFLSHSSMDLAISASKGSLHVKDFIIPFQEHSASFDFTLGAKFADLHIGWNVKPKELHTASQLPQEALMVQELARLVDGIRESKSHPESKWPEISRKTQLVVDAVKKSIDFGYIPVNL